The following proteins are encoded in a genomic region of Gammaproteobacteria bacterium:
- a CDS encoding uracil-DNA glycosylase family protein produces the protein PRPVLQLHPDARLLIAGQAPGRKVHESGKPFDDASGERLREWMGVTRDVFYNPQQVAILPMGFCYPGAGKSGDLPPRAECAPAWREQLLGRLALLELTLVIGQYAQAYHLDEGQSSLTEKVRAWRKYWPSTVPLPHPSPRNNIWLRRNPWFETELLPVLRQRVEAVLSK, from the coding sequence GCCCTCGTCCCGTCCTTCAACTTCACCCTGATGCTCGACTGCTCATTGCCGGTCAAGCACCCGGTCGGAAGGTCCATGAGTCCGGCAAGCCATTTGATGATGCCAGCGGAGAGAGACTGCGCGAGTGGATGGGTGTGACCCGCGATGTGTTCTACAACCCACAGCAGGTAGCAATTCTACCGATGGGTTTTTGTTACCCGGGCGCGGGGAAGTCTGGAGATCTTCCACCGCGGGCAGAGTGTGCGCCCGCATGGCGCGAGCAATTGCTAGGTCGCCTCGCACTCCTGGAGCTCACCTTGGTGATCGGACAATACGCACAGGCGTATCACCTGGATGAAGGACAATCGTCGCTGACTGAGAAAGTGCGTGCATGGCGGAAGTACTGGCCAAGCACGGTTCCGCTGCCACACCCGAGCCCGAGAAACAATATTTGGCTGCGCCGCAATCCGTGGTTCGAGACAGAATTATTGCCAGTACTACGGCAACGGGTCGAGGCAGTTCTTTCAAAGTAA